CTTGTTCAACCGGATGCATTATGCTATTATGTGGTAATTTCATCCGGCTGCTAACAACCTCGCCTGTGGTGACAGCTTTAAAAAACTGTCACTGATTACAGCTTCGGCAAGGGGACGTCGCTAAAGCAATGTCCCCGATCCTTGCTGCCGGAAAATCACCCTCATAGAGAATTTTTTGTGTCTGACTGGATTCATATCGATAAAGATGAACGGCATGTGGCCCGGGAAAGGGAAAAAGCCCGCAATCTCCGACATTCCACCTGGTGGCGTAACAAACTGGCTGCGGGTATCTGCTACTATTGTCAGCAAAAATGCCGTCCTGAGGATTTGACCATGGATCATATTGTGCCACTTTCCCGGGGCGGGAAAAGCAATAGAGGCAATTTGGTTCCCTGCTGTAAAACCTGTAATAACCGGAAGAAACATCTAACGCCGGTGGAAATGATTCTGGACCAGCTTCCTGGTTTAGATGACTGAATAATACTTATCTACTTACCCTTACAATGCTGAATTCCTGGCCGATCCTCAAGAATTAAAAACGTTCAATTAATTTATCTATCAGGTAGCTGCTCTCCCTCATTGCCTGGTCACCAAAAGGTCCAAACCATGCCGATATACGGCTGAATTCCCGGCAGAATTCTTCTTTATCCGCAGTATTCAACATTTCAAGCTGTTCAACCATGGAGGCAAGATATGATTTTAAGAGTTCCTGTCGCTCAGGAGTGGCGAAAATAATTTCCGCGTAGAGCTTGGGGTCCTGCGCGAACAGCCTGCCGACCATCCCCAGTTCCAAACGGTAAATGGGACTGGAAAATTCAAGGGATTTGAATATGTCAGCCTTTTGTTGATAGAG
This portion of the Pseudomonadota bacterium genome encodes:
- a CDS encoding HNH endonuclease, whose translation is MSDWIHIDKDERHVAREREKARNLRHSTWWRNKLAAGICYYCQQKCRPEDLTMDHIVPLSRGGKSNRGNLVPCCKTCNNRKKHLTPVEMILDQLPGLDD